One Spirochaeta africana DSM 8902 genomic window carries:
- a CDS encoding ABC transporter substrate-binding protein, with product MVRRVILMALSAGLISVAVLGCGQQEEADIPAFDPDKTYNLTFGAFGDLEAAYTEIFASEHFRSQYPNINITFQSADFGGHHDRLTTQLSARERTNDIEALEVEFIANFVEQGDALIDLNQEPYNAESVIGDVVDFAVAQGQTRELQQVAIPVDIAPAVLFYRADLAAEAGANFENLDSWEEYIEEGRKVTGNGRYAVPNAADVAAIPLAGGKGGWLSDDGELLQPKAKFMEALQLVADVRGAGIDADLGAWSGPWIESFANGTVVTMPNGAWWGGALRTWVAPDVEDWRVTYLPGRAMSALGGTYLSIPSTVPADNRAAAWEIIKYLTTTEEAQLKTFDIIDAFPALTTTYDHPIMSEPVPYFGNEPVREIFADVALNMPNMRVSEYDNIIVSIWGSIVGEVLEGDLTPDQAYEQALRQIRATID from the coding sequence ATGGTAAGAAGAGTAATTCTTATGGCCCTGAGTGCAGGACTCATTTCGGTAGCGGTGCTTGGTTGTGGGCAGCAGGAAGAAGCGGACATTCCGGCATTTGACCCGGATAAAACCTATAACCTGACATTTGGTGCATTTGGTGATCTCGAGGCGGCTTACACGGAGATTTTCGCATCCGAGCACTTTCGCTCGCAGTATCCGAACATCAACATCACCTTTCAGTCAGCAGACTTCGGGGGGCACCACGATCGTCTGACCACCCAGCTTAGCGCACGCGAGCGCACCAATGATATCGAGGCGCTTGAGGTAGAGTTTATCGCCAACTTTGTCGAGCAAGGGGATGCCCTGATCGATCTGAACCAGGAACCGTATAACGCAGAGAGTGTTATCGGGGATGTGGTCGATTTTGCGGTTGCTCAGGGACAGACCCGTGAGCTTCAGCAGGTAGCCATTCCGGTAGATATTGCACCCGCGGTACTGTTTTATCGAGCGGATCTGGCTGCCGAGGCCGGTGCCAACTTCGAGAATCTCGACAGCTGGGAAGAATACATCGAAGAGGGGCGCAAGGTTACCGGTAACGGTCGCTATGCAGTGCCGAATGCCGCAGACGTAGCCGCAATCCCGCTGGCAGGCGGCAAGGGTGGCTGGTTGAGCGATGATGGTGAACTGCTGCAGCCCAAGGCGAAGTTCATGGAAGCCCTGCAGCTGGTTGCCGATGTCCGAGGTGCGGGGATCGATGCCGACCTGGGTGCCTGGAGCGGCCCGTGGATCGAGTCTTTTGCAAACGGTACAGTCGTGACCATGCCAAACGGTGCCTGGTGGGGCGGTGCCCTGCGAACCTGGGTTGCCCCGGATGTAGAGGACTGGCGGGTAACCTATCTGCCAGGACGCGCAATGTCTGCACTTGGCGGCACCTACCTGAGTATTCCTTCGACTGTACCGGCCGACAACCGCGCCGCTGCCTGGGAAATTATCAAGTACCTGACCACCACCGAGGAAGCACAGCTCAAGACCTTCGATATTATTGATGCCTTCCCGGCGCTGACAACTACCTATGATCATCCGATCATGAGTGAGCCGGTGCCGTATTTCGGCAACGAGCCGGTTCGCGAGATCTTTGCTGATGTAGCCCTGAACATGCCGAACATGCGTGTCAGTGAGTATGACAACATCATCGTGAGTATCTGGGGATCGATTGTAGGCGAGGTTCTGGAGGGCGATCTGACGCCGGATCAGGCCTATGAACAGGCCCTGCGACAGATTCGGGCAACTATCGACTAA
- a CDS encoding carbohydrate ABC transporter permease gives MKNKLDTLNRVGKTVVLYSTLLGFAVLFFFPFYYMFVIASHPRATMFRTPPNLWFGGALMTNIRQLLYGQQQIPFLLNYYNSVAIALLTVVTTVFFCTMGGFALAKYEFRFKTFIFFFIMATLAFPPFLNIIPFYRMMAAFGWINKWRALIVPGMANAMGIFLMRQYLEESIPKDLLDAARIDGMSEFRILLRIVFPLAKPAMGVLSIIVFVGQWNNFLGAFILLPGIRRTTLPVALNALNAVSYGQFGMVYAGTALTILPLLLVFFVASRQFISGLTAGSIKG, from the coding sequence GTGAAAAACAAACTGGATACACTGAACAGGGTTGGCAAAACTGTGGTGCTGTACAGTACTCTATTGGGATTTGCCGTACTGTTTTTCTTTCCGTTCTATTACATGTTCGTAATTGCCTCGCATCCGCGGGCGACAATGTTCAGGACACCACCCAATCTCTGGTTTGGCGGTGCCCTGATGACCAATATCCGGCAGTTGCTCTATGGCCAGCAGCAGATTCCATTTTTGCTGAACTACTACAACAGTGTGGCGATAGCCTTGTTGACCGTTGTTACTACCGTGTTTTTCTGTACGATGGGCGGATTCGCCCTGGCCAAGTACGAGTTCAGATTCAAGACCTTTATCTTTTTCTTCATCATGGCGACACTCGCCTTTCCGCCGTTTCTTAATATCATCCCGTTTTATCGAATGATGGCTGCCTTTGGCTGGATCAACAAGTGGCGTGCACTGATTGTGCCGGGTATGGCCAATGCTATGGGGATATTCCTTATGCGGCAGTACCTGGAGGAGTCGATTCCCAAGGATCTGCTGGATGCCGCCCGCATCGACGGTATGAGTGAGTTTCGCATTCTGCTGCGAATTGTGTTTCCCCTGGCAAAACCGGCTATGGGGGTCCTGTCGATTATTGTGTTTGTCGGACAGTGGAACAACTTCCTGGGGGCCTTCATCCTGCTGCCGGGGATCCGCCGTACGACGCTGCCGGTTGCCTTGAATGCCCTGAACGCAGTCAGTTACGGGCAGTTCGGGATGGTGTATGCCGGTACAGCCCTGACTATTCTGCCACTGCTGCTGGTGTTCTTTGTGGCCTCACGACAGTTTATCTCCGGGCTGACAGCCGGAAGTATCAAGGGGTAG
- a CDS encoding carbohydrate ABC transporter permease encodes MKTTTKLWEKIGFNQKLAPYVFVSPFFILFLIFGLYPLVYSFYMSFFDMRLVGNRGFVGLANYTRLFTVDEFFTTAIINTVILLIFGSVLQHFIAIPLAILVNSKKVRGRHLFKTLFFAPYITSAVATVIIFGMVFDHNHGMLNWLLETVFQIEGGFRWTTRSGPIKAAIAIMLNWRFIGFNMVIYLAGLQSIPEELYEAAEMDGASTLRQHLHITLPMLIPIIFFGLTLSIIGGFQLFDEPFILMGGYDTLGGPGQGGLTIAYYLMFLGFRNGRLGRGAAVAWVLFLIIIIFTYINRKVTNRLQR; translated from the coding sequence ATGAAAACAACAACAAAACTATGGGAAAAAATCGGCTTTAATCAGAAACTGGCGCCGTATGTCTTTGTCAGTCCGTTTTTTATTCTGTTTCTGATTTTCGGGTTGTACCCGCTGGTCTACTCGTTCTATATGAGTTTCTTTGATATGCGTCTGGTGGGCAACCGCGGGTTTGTCGGCCTGGCAAACTACACCCGCCTGTTCACGGTGGATGAGTTCTTTACCACAGCAATCATCAATACGGTTATCCTGTTGATATTCGGGTCGGTACTGCAGCATTTTATCGCCATACCCTTGGCGATTCTGGTAAACAGCAAGAAGGTCCGTGGCCGGCACTTGTTCAAGACGCTGTTTTTTGCACCCTACATCACCAGTGCAGTCGCGACGGTTATTATCTTCGGAATGGTATTTGATCATAACCACGGCATGCTCAACTGGCTGCTGGAAACGGTTTTCCAGATTGAGGGGGGATTTCGCTGGACGACTCGCAGCGGGCCAATAAAGGCGGCGATCGCCATTATGCTGAACTGGCGCTTTATCGGGTTTAACATGGTGATCTATCTCGCTGGGCTGCAAAGTATTCCCGAGGAGTTGTACGAGGCTGCCGAGATGGATGGTGCTTCTACCTTGCGCCAGCACCTGCATATTACCCTGCCGATGCTGATACCGATTATCTTTTTCGGATTGACCTTGAGCATTATCGGCGGTTTCCAGCTGTTCGATGAGCCGTTCATCCTGATGGGCGGTTACGACACCCTTGGAGGCCCAGGGCAGGGCGGTCTTACGATTGCCTACTACCTTATGTTCCTCGGTTTCCGGAATGGACGACTTGGTCGCGGTGCTGCCGTAGCATGGGTGCTGTTTCTGATCATCATCATATTTACCTACATCAATCGAAAAGTGACCAACCGCTTGCAGCGGTGA
- a CDS encoding GH36-type glycosyl hydrolase domain-containing protein produces MKGYSFVHPRGDFVLPHADRTNGLYFPLANEAGYMAAITPTGGGDAKIDQNHFLLPPAAVVDLHNTRFTRTIWVRFDDGSCWSATGSSHEQKAAEPELHTVEAGLLWHKTIRKHAARPLTAEIVSFVPNDEVTAEVVRFTLRNTGASPLRVLPTAVVPLFGRSADSLRDHRHVTALLNRVEITSQGVLLQPSMSFDERGHSVNTTVYAVMGRRGDGSLPTGCFADLDSFIGEGGDLERPAVIYSPEHADAVRLSPGDVVEGSEALGAVQFDQVEIAPGAEIQLYCLAGVFAHTDGAARAAERYCNPAGFEAALAANREFWDAKLNTVSCTTGNSEFDAWMRWVSLQPILRRLYGCSFLPYHDYGRGGRGWRDLWQDCLALLLMEPDSVRESLLQNLAGVRFDGTNATIIGSRPGEFVADRNNITRVWMDHGAWPLMTIQLYIDQTGDSGFLFESQTYFSDPQWGRASRKLDATRGDTLLYDQTGGVVRGSVFEHLLLQQLSAFFHVGDHNSILLEGADWNDGLDMAADRGESVAFTGQYAANLAWLAGVLEQVSAEVTEIALHHEILQLLDRYAGTPVDYDDPAAKRARLQSFFDSCQQGPSGEMVNVAAVDLAADLRAKSDAMIDHLRNREWIQTPDGHGWFNGYYDNDGERVEGGGTDSPRMTLTGQVFQVLGGVADEQQVDRIVAAADAHLWDDAVGGYRLNTDFRELKLNMGRCFGFAYGHKENGAMFSHMAVMFANALYARGRSQAGWRTLEAIFNAASRFSASRMYPGIPEYFDPKGRGLYPYLTGSASWYLLTVVTRMFGVRGHYGDLVLDPQLQAAQWGELDSVSVCTYFRQRQLQIVYRNPEGLDVGEYRVTAVVADTGELAFTLRDGAAVIDGAAIDRVAMDCTGPEQAPTVLRVELGRRDNGAGV; encoded by the coding sequence ATGAAGGGCTATAGTTTTGTACATCCTCGCGGGGATTTTGTGCTCCCGCATGCCGACAGAACCAACGGACTGTATTTTCCGCTGGCGAACGAGGCTGGTTATATGGCAGCGATCACCCCGACTGGCGGCGGCGATGCCAAGATAGATCAGAACCATTTCCTGCTGCCTCCGGCAGCAGTGGTTGATCTGCATAATACCAGATTCACTCGCACCATCTGGGTGCGATTTGACGATGGTTCCTGCTGGTCTGCAACCGGCAGTTCTCATGAGCAGAAGGCCGCGGAACCTGAGCTGCACACGGTTGAGGCCGGGCTGCTGTGGCACAAGACCATTCGGAAGCATGCGGCCAGGCCGTTGACTGCCGAGATAGTGAGTTTTGTACCGAATGATGAGGTTACGGCCGAGGTTGTTCGATTCACCTTGCGCAATACTGGTGCGTCGCCGCTGCGAGTCCTTCCGACGGCAGTGGTGCCGCTGTTCGGTCGATCGGCAGATTCGCTGCGGGATCATCGTCATGTTACGGCTCTGCTCAACCGTGTGGAGATAACCAGTCAGGGCGTGCTGCTGCAGCCTTCCATGAGCTTCGATGAACGTGGCCACTCGGTAAATACTACGGTGTATGCGGTGATGGGGCGCCGTGGCGACGGCAGTCTGCCAACGGGGTGTTTTGCTGATCTGGACAGTTTTATTGGTGAGGGCGGCGATCTTGAACGGCCTGCAGTAATATATTCGCCCGAGCATGCCGATGCTGTTCGATTGAGTCCCGGTGATGTCGTGGAAGGCAGCGAAGCTCTCGGGGCGGTGCAGTTCGACCAGGTAGAGATTGCGCCTGGTGCGGAGATCCAGCTGTACTGTCTGGCCGGGGTATTCGCCCATACAGACGGGGCCGCCCGGGCAGCTGAGCGCTACTGCAATCCCGCCGGGTTTGAGGCTGCCCTGGCTGCAAACCGTGAGTTCTGGGATGCCAAGCTCAACACGGTTTCCTGTACTACGGGTAACAGTGAGTTTGATGCCTGGATGCGCTGGGTGTCACTTCAGCCGATCCTGCGACGATTATACGGCTGTTCATTTTTGCCTTACCACGACTATGGCCGCGGCGGCCGCGGCTGGCGCGATCTGTGGCAGGACTGTCTTGCGCTGCTGCTGATGGAGCCCGACAGTGTTCGTGAGAGTCTGCTGCAGAATCTGGCCGGGGTGCGCTTTGACGGTACGAACGCTACGATCATCGGCAGTCGGCCGGGGGAGTTTGTTGCCGATCGAAACAATATCACCCGGGTATGGATGGATCATGGCGCCTGGCCGTTAATGACCATCCAGCTGTATATCGACCAGACCGGGGATTCAGGATTTCTGTTTGAATCCCAAACCTATTTCTCTGATCCGCAGTGGGGCCGGGCTTCCCGAAAACTGGATGCCACTCGGGGCGATACCCTCCTGTACGATCAGACCGGTGGGGTGGTGCGCGGCAGTGTATTTGAACACCTGCTGCTGCAGCAGCTCTCGGCCTTTTTCCATGTAGGGGATCACAACTCGATTCTGCTGGAGGGTGCTGACTGGAACGACGGCCTGGACATGGCGGCCGACCGCGGAGAGAGCGTGGCCTTTACCGGACAGTATGCCGCGAACCTTGCCTGGCTGGCCGGGGTTCTGGAACAGGTCTCTGCCGAGGTCACCGAGATAGCGTTGCACCATGAGATACTGCAGCTGCTGGACCGCTATGCTGGTACGCCGGTCGATTACGATGATCCGGCAGCCAAGCGCGCCCGGCTGCAGTCGTTCTTCGACTCCTGCCAGCAGGGGCCGTCCGGAGAGATGGTCAACGTAGCGGCTGTTGATCTGGCCGCCGACCTGCGGGCCAAGAGTGACGCCATGATCGATCATCTGCGAAACCGGGAGTGGATTCAGACCCCGGATGGCCATGGATGGTTTAACGGATATTACGACAATGACGGTGAACGGGTCGAGGGGGGCGGTACCGACAGCCCGCGGATGACCCTGACCGGTCAGGTGTTCCAGGTGCTTGGCGGTGTAGCCGACGAGCAGCAGGTTGACCGTATCGTGGCAGCCGCAGATGCGCATCTGTGGGACGACGCGGTTGGCGGCTATCGCCTGAACACGGACTTCCGGGAGCTCAAACTGAATATGGGGCGCTGCTTCGGGTTTGCCTATGGGCACAAGGAAAACGGGGCGATGTTCAGCCATATGGCGGTGATGTTTGCCAATGCCCTGTACGCTCGCGGCCGGTCGCAGGCAGGCTGGCGTACTCTCGAGGCGATATTCAATGCGGCCAGTCGATTCTCTGCATCCAGGATGTATCCGGGGATTCCCGAGTATTTTGATCCCAAGGGCAGGGGGCTCTACCCGTATCTGACCGGTTCGGCCTCGTGGTATCTGCTTACCGTGGTAACCCGCATGTTCGGCGTGCGTGGTCACTATGGGGATCTGGTGCTGGATCCACAGCTGCAGGCCGCGCAGTGGGGTGAGCTCGACAGTGTCTCCGTGTGTACCTACTTTCGCCAGCGGCAGCTGCAGATAGTATACCGGAATCCGGAAGGTCTCGATGTCGGTGAGTATCGTGTTACTGCCGTTGTCGCGGACACCGGTGAGCTTGCCTTTACCCTGCGTGATGGTGCCGCGGTGATAGACGGGGCGGCTATAGACCGCGTGGCTATGGACTGCACGGGCCCCGAGCAGGCCCCAACCGTGCTGCGGGTCGAGCTCGGACGCCGGGACAATGGAGCAGGCGTATGA
- a CDS encoding glycoside hydrolase family 30 protein, with protein METRIIQTSQRAGGEIWQEVSALAAADALHPAAVITAGNPRRPDPMRGFGGAFTESAAWVWSRLPQTEKQAVLTGYFDPVQGLGYRYGRTHMNSCDFSLGNYAAVDVPGDEKLWSFSCEREKGCLWQFIHAAYDLQQEPIPLLLSPWSPPAWMKTNQEMNNGGSLLPEYRQAWARYFVRYIAEMHKQGFRVFGVTVQNEPEATQTWDSCRYSAGDEAVFIRDHLGPALVQEDLQDVGIYFWDHNRDLVYDRACEVLADPAVARYISGQAIHWYSGDQFDLVERTKREFPDKEMIFSEGCIEGGVKLGEWDRGEIYAHNMIGDLNAGVTLWLDWNMLLDLQGGPNHVGNFCDAPMIADLDAGQLHRQSSYAYIGHFSRYIQPGAVCLDFVMESETASAVETTVFRNPDGETVCVLLNRSDNLENITVQGSHGSTSVSVALPAHSITTVLIANKE; from the coding sequence ATGGAGACAAGAATCATTCAAACCAGCCAGCGGGCCGGCGGAGAGATATGGCAGGAGGTGTCTGCACTGGCAGCGGCCGATGCACTACACCCTGCCGCGGTTATTACCGCCGGGAATCCGCGGCGCCCCGACCCGATGCGGGGTTTTGGCGGTGCGTTTACCGAGTCCGCCGCCTGGGTGTGGTCCCGGCTTCCGCAGACCGAGAAGCAGGCGGTGCTGACCGGCTATTTTGACCCGGTACAGGGACTTGGCTATCGCTACGGGCGGACCCATATGAACAGCTGTGACTTTTCGCTGGGGAATTACGCTGCGGTGGATGTCCCTGGCGATGAGAAGCTGTGGTCGTTCTCGTGCGAGCGTGAAAAAGGGTGTTTGTGGCAGTTTATCCATGCCGCCTATGACCTGCAGCAGGAGCCGATACCGCTGCTGTTGTCGCCCTGGAGCCCCCCTGCCTGGATGAAGACCAATCAGGAGATGAACAATGGCGGCTCGCTCCTGCCGGAGTACCGGCAGGCATGGGCACGGTATTTCGTGCGCTATATCGCAGAGATGCACAAGCAGGGATTCCGGGTGTTCGGGGTTACCGTGCAGAACGAGCCGGAGGCCACCCAGACCTGGGACAGTTGTCGCTATTCTGCCGGGGACGAGGCGGTGTTTATCCGGGACCATCTCGGACCGGCTCTGGTGCAGGAAGACCTGCAGGATGTGGGAATCTATTTCTGGGACCATAATCGTGACCTGGTGTATGACCGGGCATGCGAGGTGCTTGCAGATCCGGCTGTTGCCCGCTATATCTCCGGCCAGGCGATCCACTGGTACTCGGGGGATCAGTTCGATCTGGTCGAACGTACCAAGCGTGAGTTCCCCGACAAGGAGATGATCTTCTCCGAGGGATGCATCGAGGGCGGGGTCAAGCTGGGAGAATGGGATCGGGGCGAGATCTATGCCCATAACATGATCGGCGACCTGAATGCCGGGGTAACCCTCTGGCTGGACTGGAATATGCTGCTTGATCTGCAGGGTGGGCCGAACCACGTGGGCAATTTTTGTGATGCCCCCATGATTGCCGACCTGGATGCTGGACAGCTGCATCGACAGTCATCCTATGCCTATATCGGTCATTTCAGCCGCTACATCCAGCCGGGGGCTGTCTGTCTCGATTTTGTGATGGAGAGCGAGACTGCCAGTGCGGTCGAGACGACGGTGTTTCGCAATCCGGACGGGGAAACAGTATGTGTACTCCTGAACCGCAGTGATAATCTCGAGAATATCACCGTCCAGGGATCGCACGGCAGCACGAGCGTGTCGGTAGCACTGCCAGCGCATTCAATAACCACCGTACTTATTGCCAACAAGGAGTAA
- a CDS encoding family 16 glycosylhydrolase — protein MSIALFAVGVFAIVFYVTAGSTGRVIPHLQEQENLLGNPGFTGTPSAPSQLREDGNYDTGGDWQMLLFDGARAEARPVNGAVQVAIDAAGPNTWSVQLLQAPLTIEQGQEYEVEFVAWAEEPREIEVKVGGAADRSWTPYNPGEGGNAGGTMVELSTEPELHRFRFSMLQETDTQARFEFELGREAGDVWLAGARLTPVGTVALEMSVDSPEVENLLAADWELRFAEEFDTPEINRDIWSFETGNGHANGIPGWGNAELQYYTDSPDNAFIRDNRLVIRAQEEERSDQFGRYDYTSARMITQDKLTVRYGRIDVRARLPYGQGVWPAIWMLGSNIPEVSWPRSGEIDIMEMLGHEPYTVHGTIHGPGYSGGGGIGAAYESESNFSEEFHVFTILWNEDVIVWLVDGDYFHHVTAEYVERFYAADWVFNQEFFFILNVAVGGHWPGYPDDTTSFPQEMEIDYLHVYDRIRS, from the coding sequence GTGAGTATCGCACTTTTTGCCGTAGGGGTGTTTGCCATAGTGTTCTATGTGACTGCCGGCTCCACCGGTAGAGTAATTCCGCACCTGCAGGAGCAAGAGAACCTGCTTGGTAATCCCGGATTTACCGGTACCCCATCGGCACCTTCCCAGCTGCGAGAGGACGGGAATTACGATACCGGAGGCGACTGGCAGATGCTGCTGTTTGATGGTGCCCGGGCAGAGGCACGCCCTGTAAATGGGGCCGTGCAAGTGGCGATCGATGCTGCCGGCCCGAACACCTGGTCGGTGCAGCTACTGCAGGCCCCGCTTACGATCGAACAGGGACAGGAATACGAGGTCGAGTTTGTCGCCTGGGCCGAGGAGCCGCGTGAGATTGAGGTCAAGGTGGGTGGTGCGGCAGACAGGTCATGGACACCGTACAACCCTGGCGAAGGCGGCAACGCCGGAGGGACCATGGTAGAGCTATCCACCGAACCCGAGCTGCATCGCTTCCGGTTCAGTATGCTGCAGGAAACCGATACCCAGGCTCGCTTTGAATTCGAGCTGGGCAGAGAAGCCGGTGATGTCTGGCTGGCCGGGGCCAGGCTGACTCCTGTTGGAACAGTAGCCCTGGAGATGTCCGTAGACAGCCCCGAGGTTGAAAACCTTCTCGCGGCAGACTGGGAGCTGCGCTTTGCCGAGGAGTTTGATACCCCCGAGATCAACAGGGATATCTGGAGCTTTGAAACCGGAAACGGTCATGCCAATGGAATCCCCGGGTGGGGCAATGCCGAGCTGCAGTACTATACCGATAGTCCCGACAATGCCTTTATTCGAGACAATCGACTGGTTATCCGTGCACAGGAAGAAGAACGTTCGGATCAGTTCGGAAGGTACGATTACACCTCGGCGCGCATGATCACCCAGGATAAACTGACGGTACGCTATGGCCGGATTGATGTCCGGGCACGCCTGCCGTATGGCCAGGGGGTATGGCCGGCAATCTGGATGTTAGGCAGCAATATCCCTGAGGTAAGCTGGCCCCGCAGCGGTGAGATAGATATTATGGAGATGCTTGGACACGAGCCGTACACTGTACATGGCACCATTCACGGTCCGGGATATTCCGGCGGTGGCGGTATCGGGGCGGCCTACGAGAGTGAGAGCAATTTCTCCGAGGAGTTTCATGTATTCACTATCCTGTGGAATGAGGATGTAATTGTCTGGCTGGTGGATGGCGATTACTTTCACCATGTTACTGCCGAGTACGTCGAGCGTTTCTATGCAGCTGACTGGGTGTTTAACCAGGAGTTCTTTTTTATCCTGAATGTTGCGGTAGGTGGACACTGGCCAGGCTATCCGGACGACACTACCAGCTTTCCGCAGGAGATGGAAATCGATTACCTGCATGTGTACGACAGGATTCGTTCCTGA
- a CDS encoding ROK family transcriptional regulator — MNPKRSASNNRPAKTYSIGVNDARVLRTLWAKKSMSRIELSRYLGLDKSTITKIVGNLLDSGIIELVAEGTSSPSGGRKPTFLAINPNFGSIIGIEMQPDFYIAVQVDFSGRILYQTKNELSLEGTTVAEAALHIYQSIQPHLDTTRAPLIGAAIGASGLINPYEGIIYQSNPLSISHPVQLYEDLDALFDIPVLLDNDANCGAWGELAFKKDAIAQDDFIYILGETRRNQVYDAQYKGIAIGTSMVLDQKVHYGQQYSAGEFQSIFRTGEYLNQFSVSDAEAESYEDDDRLFLQVAHELSQNIAFLVNMLNLRQVILGGRIEFHPEIISVMQEEITKNWSYETPVDVKVRFSSLQELTIAYGAVGMFLESFFSLPDISHAKKPVNTLRLRSRAMQATRFRVEGI, encoded by the coding sequence ATGAATCCGAAGCGAAGCGCCAGCAATAACCGTCCGGCAAAAACCTACTCGATTGGCGTAAACGACGCCCGCGTTTTGCGTACACTGTGGGCCAAAAAATCCATGAGCCGCATCGAGCTGTCCCGCTATCTGGGACTGGATAAATCCACGATTACGAAGATTGTCGGCAACCTTCTGGACAGCGGCATCATCGAGCTTGTTGCAGAAGGCACATCCAGCCCGAGCGGTGGTCGCAAACCAACCTTCCTCGCGATCAACCCTAACTTCGGTTCGATTATCGGCATCGAGATGCAGCCGGATTTCTATATCGCAGTACAGGTCGATTTTTCCGGCCGGATTTTGTACCAGACAAAGAATGAGCTTTCGCTGGAGGGTACAACAGTAGCCGAGGCTGCTCTGCATATCTATCAATCCATACAGCCTCACCTGGATACTACCCGGGCCCCGCTCATCGGTGCGGCAATTGGCGCCAGCGGCCTGATCAACCCCTATGAAGGTATCATTTATCAATCTAACCCGCTCAGCATCTCGCATCCGGTGCAACTGTATGAAGATCTTGACGCCCTCTTTGACATACCGGTCTTACTGGATAACGATGCCAACTGTGGGGCGTGGGGCGAACTTGCCTTCAAAAAGGATGCAATTGCCCAGGATGACTTCATCTATATTCTCGGAGAGACGCGGCGTAACCAGGTGTACGACGCGCAGTACAAAGGCATCGCTATCGGCACCAGCATGGTACTGGACCAGAAGGTACATTACGGTCAACAGTATTCTGCAGGGGAATTCCAGAGCATATTCCGCACCGGGGAGTACCTGAATCAGTTCTCTGTCAGCGATGCAGAAGCAGAGTCCTACGAAGACGATGATCGCCTGTTCCTTCAGGTGGCGCACGAACTGTCACAGAACATCGCCTTTCTGGTAAACATGCTGAACCTGCGTCAGGTTATCCTCGGCGGGCGTATCGAGTTCCATCCGGAAATAATCTCGGTTATGCAGGAAGAGATCACCAAAAACTGGTCATACGAAACCCCGGTGGATGTAAAGGTGCGGTTCAGCAGCCTGCAGGAACTGACCATCGCCTATGGCGCCGTTGGTATGTTTCTGGAGTCTTTCTTCAGCCTGCCGGATATCTCCCACGCCAAAAAGCCGGTCAACACCCTGCGGCTGCGTAGTCGGGCAATGCAGGCGACCCGGTTTCGGGTAGAGGGGATATAG